The window GGCAGGCTGCGGCCTTTGGAACCACGATGGGGCGTTCCAAGCTTGATGTCTATGTTGAGTTGGCTAGATCAATAAATCCGGACATCCGGTTGGAACTGTTTCCCCAAGGGATTGTTCAGGACAATTTAGAAAGTTTTCTTGATGGCGCAGACGCGTACGTGGGCGTCATTGATGTGGAAAAGGGGGCGGAGGTCAAGGCTGCAACTCCGGCGTTGCTGAAGAAGTTCAACATCCCCATGTTTACCTGCGGGGCGATCGGCTTCGGTGCGTTGCTGGTGGCGCACGAACCGGAAGGCATGATGCCGGATGAGTTCTGGAAGCTTGTAACGCAAAAATCCGGAGATGGCGGGGTGCTGCCTTCCTACTTGAGCAGCTTCTTCGATAGTGCGGTCATGGAGCGTATTGGTGAAGGTTTTGCGGCAGGAATTCTTCCGACCACAGCCATCGGCGGTCTGGCGAGCAACA is drawn from Desulfovibrio mangrovi and contains these coding sequences:
- a CDS encoding ThiF family adenylyltransferase, translating into MLHDFLHRARPIFTEEGLAALGRKTVAFAGLGGVGGGAFLALVRCGVSRFRLAENGMFDPPDMNRQAAAFGTTMGRSKLDVYVELARSINPDIRLELFPQGIVQDNLESFLDGADAYVGVIDVEKGAEVKAATPALLKKFNIPMFTCGAIGFGALLVAHEPEGMMPDEFWKLVTQKSGDGGVLPSYLSSFFDSAVMERIGEGFAAGILPTTAIGGLASNTLLACEVLAYLLQDDGPEVRKPVFAPRFTAVDFLGLQMVVGDVTRD